A single genomic interval of Canis lupus dingo isolate Sandy chromosome 6, ASM325472v2, whole genome shotgun sequence harbors:
- the DENND2D gene encoding DENN domain-containing protein 2D isoform X2, with protein sequence MDGLGRRLRASLRRKRGRGGSLQEREAVKEPERAQEISLPTFAGGQHFFEYLLVVSLKRKSSGDDYEPIIIYQFPKRENLLRGQQEEEERLLGAIPLFCFPDGNAWAPLTEYPRETFSFVLTNVDGSRKIGYCRRLLPAGRGPRLPKVYCIISCIGCFGLFSKILDEVEKRHQISMAVIYPFMQGLREAAFPAPGKTVTLKSFIPDSGTEFISLTRPLDSHLEHVDFSVLLRCLSFEQILQIFASAVLERRIIFLAEGLSTLSQCIHAAAALLYPFSWAHTYIPVVPESLLDTVCCPTPFMVGVQMRFQQQVMDSPMEEEGPKIPGNFLKVGLRAVVHKVVVLLVNLCEGTFLMSVGDEKDILPPKLQDDILDSLGQGTNESQTSEQLNEHVSGPFVQFFVKTVGHYASYIKREANGQGHFQERAFYKALTSKTNRRFVKKFVKTQLFSLFIQEAEKSRNPPAGYFQRKILEYEEQKKQKKSREKTVK encoded by the exons ATGGACGGGCTCGGCCGCCGCCTGCGAGCCAGCCTGAGACGGAAGCGCGGCCGCGGGG GATCTCTCCAGGAGAGGGAAGCTGTAAAGGAACCGGAAAGGGCCCAGGAGATCAGTCTGCCCACCTTTGCTGGAGGGCAACACTTCTTTGAATACCTCCTGGTGGTTTCCCTCAAAAGAAAGAGTTCAGGGGATGACTATGAGCCCATCATCATCTACCAGTTTCCCAAG CGGGAGAACCTGCTTCGGGGccaacaggaggaggaggagcggctGCTCGGAGCCATTCCCTTGTTCTGCTTCCCAGATGGGAATGCGTGGGCACCGCTCACTGAGTACCCCAG GGAGACCTTTTCCTTTGTTCTGACCAACGTGGATGGGAGCAGGAAGATTGGATACTGCAGGCGCCTCTTG CCCGCCGGCCGTGGCCCTCGTCTTCCCAAGGTGTACTGCATCATCAGCTGCATCGGCTGCTTCGGCCTGTTCTCCAAG ATCCTGGATGAGGTGGAGAAGAGGCACCAGATCTCCATGGCGGTCATTTACCCATTCATGCAGGGCCTCCGAGAGGCGGCCTTCCCTGCTCCCGGGAAGACCGTCACGCTCAAGAGCTTCATCCCAGACTCGGGCACTGAG TTCATCTCCCTGACACGGCCCCTGGACTCCCACCTAGAACACGTGGATTTTAGTGTTCTGCTGCGCTGTCTCAGTTTTGAGCAGATCCTTCAGATCTTTGCCTCTGCTGTGCTGGAGAGAAGAATCATCTTTCTGGCAGAAGGTCTCAG CACCCTGTCTCAGTGCATCCATGCTGCTGCTGCGCTGCTCTACCCTTTCAGCTGGGCACACACCTACATCCCCGTTGTCCCCGAGAGCCTTCTGGACACTGTCTGCTGCCCCACTCCCTTCATGGTCGGAGTACAAATGCGCTTTCAGCAGCAGGTTATGGATAGCCCCATGGAAGAG GAAGGCCCAAAGATCccagggaattttttaaaagtaggactCCGGGCAGTTGTACATAAAGTTGTG GTCCTGCTGGTGAATCTTTGTGAAGGAACCTTCTTAATGTCA GTTGGTGACGAAAAAGATATCCTTCCACCCAAGCTTCAGGATGACATCTTAGACTCCCTTGGTCAGGGGACCAATGAGTCACAGA CTTCAGAACAGCTCAACGAGCATGTTTCGGGCCCATTTGTGCAGTTCTTTGTCAAGACTGTGGGCCACTATGCTTCCTATATCAAGCGGGAGGCAAACGGGCAAGGCCACTTCCAAGAACGAGCCTTCTATAAGGCTCTGACTTCCAAGACCAACCGCCGATTCGTGAAGAAGTTTGTGAAGACACAGCTCTTCTCCCTTTTCATCCAGGAAGCGGAGAAGAGCAGGAACCCTCCTGCAG GCTACTTCCAACGTAAGATACTTGAATATGAGgaacagaagaaacagaagaaatcaaGGGAAAAGACTGTGAAATAA
- the DENND2D gene encoding DENN domain-containing protein 2D isoform X1 has product MPRKLEKMEGQVVGGMLRLFRNRLPRLRAGSLQEREAVKEPERAQEISLPTFAGGQHFFEYLLVVSLKRKSSGDDYEPIIIYQFPKRENLLRGQQEEEERLLGAIPLFCFPDGNAWAPLTEYPRETFSFVLTNVDGSRKIGYCRRLLPAGRGPRLPKVYCIISCIGCFGLFSKILDEVEKRHQISMAVIYPFMQGLREAAFPAPGKTVTLKSFIPDSGTEFISLTRPLDSHLEHVDFSVLLRCLSFEQILQIFASAVLERRIIFLAEGLSTLSQCIHAAAALLYPFSWAHTYIPVVPESLLDTVCCPTPFMVGVQMRFQQQVMDSPMEEEGPKIPGNFLKVGLRAVVHKVVVLLVNLCEGTFLMSVGDEKDILPPKLQDDILDSLGQGTNESQTSEQLNEHVSGPFVQFFVKTVGHYASYIKREANGQGHFQERAFYKALTSKTNRRFVKKFVKTQLFSLFIQEAEKSRNPPAGYFQRKILEYEEQKKQKKSREKTVK; this is encoded by the exons ATGCCCCGAAAGTTGGAGAAGATGGAAGGACAAGTGGTAGGCGGGATGCTCAGGCTCTTCCGCAACCGGCTGCCTCGACTCCGAGCAG GATCTCTCCAGGAGAGGGAAGCTGTAAAGGAACCGGAAAGGGCCCAGGAGATCAGTCTGCCCACCTTTGCTGGAGGGCAACACTTCTTTGAATACCTCCTGGTGGTTTCCCTCAAAAGAAAGAGTTCAGGGGATGACTATGAGCCCATCATCATCTACCAGTTTCCCAAG CGGGAGAACCTGCTTCGGGGccaacaggaggaggaggagcggctGCTCGGAGCCATTCCCTTGTTCTGCTTCCCAGATGGGAATGCGTGGGCACCGCTCACTGAGTACCCCAG GGAGACCTTTTCCTTTGTTCTGACCAACGTGGATGGGAGCAGGAAGATTGGATACTGCAGGCGCCTCTTG CCCGCCGGCCGTGGCCCTCGTCTTCCCAAGGTGTACTGCATCATCAGCTGCATCGGCTGCTTCGGCCTGTTCTCCAAG ATCCTGGATGAGGTGGAGAAGAGGCACCAGATCTCCATGGCGGTCATTTACCCATTCATGCAGGGCCTCCGAGAGGCGGCCTTCCCTGCTCCCGGGAAGACCGTCACGCTCAAGAGCTTCATCCCAGACTCGGGCACTGAG TTCATCTCCCTGACACGGCCCCTGGACTCCCACCTAGAACACGTGGATTTTAGTGTTCTGCTGCGCTGTCTCAGTTTTGAGCAGATCCTTCAGATCTTTGCCTCTGCTGTGCTGGAGAGAAGAATCATCTTTCTGGCAGAAGGTCTCAG CACCCTGTCTCAGTGCATCCATGCTGCTGCTGCGCTGCTCTACCCTTTCAGCTGGGCACACACCTACATCCCCGTTGTCCCCGAGAGCCTTCTGGACACTGTCTGCTGCCCCACTCCCTTCATGGTCGGAGTACAAATGCGCTTTCAGCAGCAGGTTATGGATAGCCCCATGGAAGAG GAAGGCCCAAAGATCccagggaattttttaaaagtaggactCCGGGCAGTTGTACATAAAGTTGTG GTCCTGCTGGTGAATCTTTGTGAAGGAACCTTCTTAATGTCA GTTGGTGACGAAAAAGATATCCTTCCACCCAAGCTTCAGGATGACATCTTAGACTCCCTTGGTCAGGGGACCAATGAGTCACAGA CTTCAGAACAGCTCAACGAGCATGTTTCGGGCCCATTTGTGCAGTTCTTTGTCAAGACTGTGGGCCACTATGCTTCCTATATCAAGCGGGAGGCAAACGGGCAAGGCCACTTCCAAGAACGAGCCTTCTATAAGGCTCTGACTTCCAAGACCAACCGCCGATTCGTGAAGAAGTTTGTGAAGACACAGCTCTTCTCCCTTTTCATCCAGGAAGCGGAGAAGAGCAGGAACCCTCCTGCAG GCTACTTCCAACGTAAGATACTTGAATATGAGgaacagaagaaacagaagaaatcaaGGGAAAAGACTGTGAAATAA
- the DENND2D gene encoding DENN domain-containing protein 2D isoform X4 — protein sequence MDGLGRRLRASLRRKRGRGGQLQNCPREAVKEPERAQEISLPTFAGGQHFFEYLLVVSLKRKSSGDDYEPIIIYQFPKRENLLRGQQEEEERLLGAIPLFCFPDGNAWAPLTEYPRETFSFVLTNVDGSRKIGYCRRLLPAGRGPRLPKVYCIISCIGCFGLFSKILDEVEKRHQISMAVIYPFMQGLREAAFPAPGKTVTLKSFIPDSGTEFISLTRPLDSHLEHVDFSVLLRCLSFEQILQIFASAVLERRIIFLAEGLSTLSQCIHAAAALLYPFSWAHTYIPVVPESLLDTVCCPTPFMVGVQMRFQQQVMDSPMEEVLLVNLCEGTFLMSVGDEKDILPPKLQDDILDSLGQGTNESQTSEQLNEHVSGPFVQFFVKTVGHYASYIKREANGQGHFQERAFYKALTSKTNRRFVKKFVKTQLFSLFIQEAEKSRNPPAGYFQRKILEYEEQKKQKKSREKTVK from the exons ATGGACGGGCTCGGCCGCCGCCTGCGAGCCAGCCTGAGACGGAAGCGCGGCCGCGGGGGTCA GCTCCAAAACTGCCCA AGGGAAGCTGTAAAGGAACCGGAAAGGGCCCAGGAGATCAGTCTGCCCACCTTTGCTGGAGGGCAACACTTCTTTGAATACCTCCTGGTGGTTTCCCTCAAAAGAAAGAGTTCAGGGGATGACTATGAGCCCATCATCATCTACCAGTTTCCCAAG CGGGAGAACCTGCTTCGGGGccaacaggaggaggaggagcggctGCTCGGAGCCATTCCCTTGTTCTGCTTCCCAGATGGGAATGCGTGGGCACCGCTCACTGAGTACCCCAG GGAGACCTTTTCCTTTGTTCTGACCAACGTGGATGGGAGCAGGAAGATTGGATACTGCAGGCGCCTCTTG CCCGCCGGCCGTGGCCCTCGTCTTCCCAAGGTGTACTGCATCATCAGCTGCATCGGCTGCTTCGGCCTGTTCTCCAAG ATCCTGGATGAGGTGGAGAAGAGGCACCAGATCTCCATGGCGGTCATTTACCCATTCATGCAGGGCCTCCGAGAGGCGGCCTTCCCTGCTCCCGGGAAGACCGTCACGCTCAAGAGCTTCATCCCAGACTCGGGCACTGAG TTCATCTCCCTGACACGGCCCCTGGACTCCCACCTAGAACACGTGGATTTTAGTGTTCTGCTGCGCTGTCTCAGTTTTGAGCAGATCCTTCAGATCTTTGCCTCTGCTGTGCTGGAGAGAAGAATCATCTTTCTGGCAGAAGGTCTCAG CACCCTGTCTCAGTGCATCCATGCTGCTGCTGCGCTGCTCTACCCTTTCAGCTGGGCACACACCTACATCCCCGTTGTCCCCGAGAGCCTTCTGGACACTGTCTGCTGCCCCACTCCCTTCATGGTCGGAGTACAAATGCGCTTTCAGCAGCAGGTTATGGATAGCCCCATGGAAGAG GTCCTGCTGGTGAATCTTTGTGAAGGAACCTTCTTAATGTCA GTTGGTGACGAAAAAGATATCCTTCCACCCAAGCTTCAGGATGACATCTTAGACTCCCTTGGTCAGGGGACCAATGAGTCACAGA CTTCAGAACAGCTCAACGAGCATGTTTCGGGCCCATTTGTGCAGTTCTTTGTCAAGACTGTGGGCCACTATGCTTCCTATATCAAGCGGGAGGCAAACGGGCAAGGCCACTTCCAAGAACGAGCCTTCTATAAGGCTCTGACTTCCAAGACCAACCGCCGATTCGTGAAGAAGTTTGTGAAGACACAGCTCTTCTCCCTTTTCATCCAGGAAGCGGAGAAGAGCAGGAACCCTCCTGCAG GCTACTTCCAACGTAAGATACTTGAATATGAGgaacagaagaaacagaagaaatcaaGGGAAAAGACTGTGAAATAA
- the DENND2D gene encoding DENN domain-containing protein 2D isoform X3, producing MPRKLEKMEGQVVGGMLRLFRNRLPRLRAGSLQEREAVKEPERAQEISLPTFAGGQHFFEYLLVVSLKRKSSGDDYEPIIIYQFPKRENLLRGQQEEEERLLGAIPLFCFPDGNAWAPLTEYPRETFSFVLTNVDGSRKIGYCRRLLPAGRGPRLPKVYCIISCIGCFGLFSKILDEVEKRHQISMAVIYPFMQGLREAAFPAPGKTVTLKSFIPDSGTEFISLTRPLDSHLEHVDFSVLLRCLSFEQILQIFASAVLERRIIFLAEGLSTLSQCIHAAAALLYPFSWAHTYIPVVPESLLDTVCCPTPFMVGVQMRFQQQVMDSPMEEVLLVNLCEGTFLMSVGDEKDILPPKLQDDILDSLGQGTNESQTSEQLNEHVSGPFVQFFVKTVGHYASYIKREANGQGHFQERAFYKALTSKTNRRFVKKFVKTQLFSLFIQEAEKSRNPPAGYFQRKILEYEEQKKQKKSREKTVK from the exons ATGCCCCGAAAGTTGGAGAAGATGGAAGGACAAGTGGTAGGCGGGATGCTCAGGCTCTTCCGCAACCGGCTGCCTCGACTCCGAGCAG GATCTCTCCAGGAGAGGGAAGCTGTAAAGGAACCGGAAAGGGCCCAGGAGATCAGTCTGCCCACCTTTGCTGGAGGGCAACACTTCTTTGAATACCTCCTGGTGGTTTCCCTCAAAAGAAAGAGTTCAGGGGATGACTATGAGCCCATCATCATCTACCAGTTTCCCAAG CGGGAGAACCTGCTTCGGGGccaacaggaggaggaggagcggctGCTCGGAGCCATTCCCTTGTTCTGCTTCCCAGATGGGAATGCGTGGGCACCGCTCACTGAGTACCCCAG GGAGACCTTTTCCTTTGTTCTGACCAACGTGGATGGGAGCAGGAAGATTGGATACTGCAGGCGCCTCTTG CCCGCCGGCCGTGGCCCTCGTCTTCCCAAGGTGTACTGCATCATCAGCTGCATCGGCTGCTTCGGCCTGTTCTCCAAG ATCCTGGATGAGGTGGAGAAGAGGCACCAGATCTCCATGGCGGTCATTTACCCATTCATGCAGGGCCTCCGAGAGGCGGCCTTCCCTGCTCCCGGGAAGACCGTCACGCTCAAGAGCTTCATCCCAGACTCGGGCACTGAG TTCATCTCCCTGACACGGCCCCTGGACTCCCACCTAGAACACGTGGATTTTAGTGTTCTGCTGCGCTGTCTCAGTTTTGAGCAGATCCTTCAGATCTTTGCCTCTGCTGTGCTGGAGAGAAGAATCATCTTTCTGGCAGAAGGTCTCAG CACCCTGTCTCAGTGCATCCATGCTGCTGCTGCGCTGCTCTACCCTTTCAGCTGGGCACACACCTACATCCCCGTTGTCCCCGAGAGCCTTCTGGACACTGTCTGCTGCCCCACTCCCTTCATGGTCGGAGTACAAATGCGCTTTCAGCAGCAGGTTATGGATAGCCCCATGGAAGAG GTCCTGCTGGTGAATCTTTGTGAAGGAACCTTCTTAATGTCA GTTGGTGACGAAAAAGATATCCTTCCACCCAAGCTTCAGGATGACATCTTAGACTCCCTTGGTCAGGGGACCAATGAGTCACAGA CTTCAGAACAGCTCAACGAGCATGTTTCGGGCCCATTTGTGCAGTTCTTTGTCAAGACTGTGGGCCACTATGCTTCCTATATCAAGCGGGAGGCAAACGGGCAAGGCCACTTCCAAGAACGAGCCTTCTATAAGGCTCTGACTTCCAAGACCAACCGCCGATTCGTGAAGAAGTTTGTGAAGACACAGCTCTTCTCCCTTTTCATCCAGGAAGCGGAGAAGAGCAGGAACCCTCCTGCAG GCTACTTCCAACGTAAGATACTTGAATATGAGgaacagaagaaacagaagaaatcaaGGGAAAAGACTGTGAAATAA